Proteins from a single region of Apium graveolens cultivar Ventura chromosome 7, ASM990537v1, whole genome shotgun sequence:
- the LOC141674126 gene encoding uncharacterized protein LOC141674126 produces MEDDYSSWIGFPKSSKEYVRGIKAFLENSFPIHAKGEEMKCPCKVCVNRYWHTQTVIYDHLIYSGSSPLHMKWICEVSHTKVDGSTDFMDSGTGMDFEDNLGEMFNCTGKKFRDLENDYESLTNAEARKFYGHVREGKQPLYPGSTKFSRLSFLIKLYHLKCAHGISESAFGELLELIRDAFPDAQIPLSLNAAKNMIKDLGLHYEKIHACRNNCMLWVLPEKKGNDASDPGQVIHKVPANVMRYFPLEPRLQRLYMCKEYSKLMKWHDVGRQQDGKVRHPADTEAWKTIDADYPDFSLENRNISLGVASDGFNPYRSMNLSHSTWPIVLVNYNLPPWLYMKQENLILSTLISGPDSPKNSIDVFMQPLIAELKELWEVGVNTYDALADEDFNLRARVLWTISDFPGYAMLSG; encoded by the exons ATGGAAGATGATTATAGTAGCTGGATAGGATTTCCAAAATCTAGTAAAGAATATGTACGAGGGATAAAGGCATTTTTGGAAAATTCATTTCCAATTCATGCTAAAGGAGAAGAAATGAAGTGCCCCTGCAAAGTATGTGTCAACCGTTATTGGCACACTCAAACAGTTATCTATGATCATCTCATATATAGTGGCTCTTCTCCACTACATATGAAATGGATTTGCGAGGTATCACATACCAAAGTAGACGGTAGTACTGACTTCATGGATTCGGGGACGGGGATGGATTTCGAAGATAATTTAGGTGAAATGTTCAATTGTACGGGTAAAAAGTTTCGAGATTTAGAAAATGACTATGAAAGTCTAACAAATGCAGAGGCTAGAAAGTTTTATGGCCATGTTAGGGAGGGTAAACAACCACTATACCCCGGATCCACTAAATTCTCTCGGTTAAGTTTCCTGATCAAACTTTATCATTTAAAGTGTGCTCATGGAATTTCCGAGTCTGCCTTTGGGGAATTGCTGGAGTTAATAAGAGACGCCTTTCCTGATGCCCAAATACCTTTGTCTTTGAATGCTGCAAAAAATATGATCAAGGATTTAGGCTTACACTATGAAAAAATACATGCATGCCGAAATAATTGCATGTT GTGGGTGTTACCGGAAAAAAAAGGCAATGATGCTAGTGATCCGGGGCAGGTTATACACAAAGTGCCAGCTAATGTGATGAGGTACTTCCCTCTAGAGCCGAGATTGCAGAGGTTATACATGTGCAAGGAATATTCGAAACTAATGAAATGGCACGATGTGGGACGTCAACAGGATGGAAAAGTAAGACATCCGGCTGATACAGAGGCGTGGAAGACGATAGATGCTGACTATCCTGATTTTTCATTAGAAAATCGGAATATTAGTTTAGGAGTAGCCTCAGATGGATTCAATCCCTATCGTTCAATGAACCTAAGTCACAGTACCTGGCCAATTGTATTGGTCAATTACAACCTCCCACCTTGGCTATACATGAAACAAGAAAATCTAATTCTTTCGACACTAATATCTGGTCCAGATTCACCAAAGAATAGTATTGATGTGTTCATGCAACCTTTAATTGCCGAGTTAAAAGAATTATGGGAGGTCGGCGTCAATACTTATGATGCCTTGGCTGATGAAGATTTTAATTTACGTGCTAGAGTGCTATGGACTATTAGCGATTTCCCGGGATATGCTATGTTGTCCGGCTGA